The following are from one region of the Candidatus Dadabacteria bacterium genome:
- a CDS encoding NADH-quinone oxidoreductase subunit N — MNIQTLFESTLVILPECILILSGLLILICAPILKKRWKESLFLLAVLGTVASFILNFSRFSGTGSAFSGAIVIDSFSAYFNSIFLLAALATILFSKDHLKSRTQWLEEFYALVLFCTSGMMVLASSVELMTLFVGFEIMSIAIYILSGFKSRSLDSTESGVKYLILGGFSSAVLLFGIALLYGATGSTFLDEILRGSANLPMYICGAVFVAAGVIFKIGAVPLHQWVPDIYDGAPLTVTGYMSVAVKAAAFVLLLRIFLDFGPAFENYLTAAIQIAAVLTMVVGNIAAIYQKSIKRMLAYSSVAHAGYALVGVAAVLSDASVGSGSVLYYLFAYTFMNLGAFGILAYASREENDCDTFERISGLWSRKPATSLALGVFMFSLAGIPPTIGFFGKYRVFLAAVDANLTPLAVIGIITSVISAYYYLKVLVYAFMREDSYGASANKPLSGATIAVLTAATVFFGIFPLLSWDLAAQASNTLLAVIAF; from the coding sequence AAAAGAGATGGAAAGAATCGCTTTTTCTTCTCGCGGTTTTGGGTACCGTAGCCTCGTTCATTCTTAACTTCTCAAGATTCTCTGGTACGGGTTCCGCGTTTTCCGGCGCGATTGTAATAGATTCCTTTTCCGCCTATTTTAACTCCATTTTTCTGCTGGCAGCCCTTGCGACAATTCTCTTTTCAAAAGATCACTTAAAGAGCCGAACGCAATGGCTTGAGGAGTTCTACGCCCTCGTCCTGTTCTGCACGAGCGGGATGATGGTTCTCGCCTCATCGGTTGAACTCATGACGCTTTTCGTGGGATTCGAAATCATGTCAATAGCCATCTACATACTTTCGGGGTTCAAAAGCAGGTCTCTTGACTCAACGGAATCGGGCGTAAAGTATCTTATCCTGGGAGGATTTTCTTCTGCCGTACTGCTTTTCGGGATCGCCCTTCTCTACGGGGCTACAGGCTCCACTTTTCTGGACGAAATTCTGAGGGGTTCCGCAAACCTGCCGATGTATATCTGCGGAGCCGTTTTCGTGGCAGCAGGAGTTATTTTCAAGATAGGAGCAGTACCGCTTCATCAGTGGGTACCCGATATCTACGACGGCGCTCCCCTCACCGTTACGGGGTACATGTCCGTGGCGGTAAAAGCGGCGGCTTTCGTGCTGCTGCTGAGAATATTCCTTGACTTCGGTCCGGCGTTTGAGAACTACTTGACAGCCGCGATACAGATCGCAGCGGTGCTGACAATGGTAGTGGGGAACATAGCAGCCATATACCAGAAGAGCATAAAAAGGATGCTAGCCTACTCAAGCGTGGCACACGCCGGATACGCCCTTGTTGGAGTGGCAGCCGTTCTCTCGGACGCTTCGGTCGGAAGCGGAAGCGTTCTTTATTATCTGTTTGCCTATACTTTCATGAACCTCGGGGCTTTCGGAATTCTCGCCTACGCAAGCAGGGAGGAGAACGACTGCGACACCTTCGAGAGAATATCGGGACTATGGAGCAGAAAACCGGCTACATCGCTCGCGCTTGGAGTATTCATGTTCTCGCTTGCGGGAATTCCGCCGACTATAGGATTTTTCGGAAAATACAGGGTGTTTTTAGCTGCGGTTGACGCTAATCTGACGCCACTTGCAGTTATAGGAATAATAACAAGCGTAATCTCCGCATACTACTACCTTAAGGTGCTTGTCTACGCGTTTATGAGGGAGGACAGTTACGGAGCAAGCGCAAACAAGCCGCTTTCTGGAGCCACAATCGCCGTGCTTACCGCAGCCACGGTTTTTTTCGGTATATTTCCTTTGTTGTCATGGGATCTGGCGGCCCAGGCCTCAAACACGCTTCTCGCGGTAATCGCCTTCTAG
- a CDS encoding DNA translocase FtsK, producing the protein MQKGKNSQGVFVDVMAVFFFALGVFTFVSLLVFSNLLEIDVKGAMGNAGLYVSGSLGSSFGTLSFVFPVLMFYASYVILRKQPAGKIYWKLFSTIIFLLSSTTLLGLVYGKSSLLGYSPAGGWLGLVISREFAQNILGTFGTYIIAIIIIFLSVIITTETKIASIVKIIRLLFSGVLKGVFAPIGALRRIATRRGTREKKKQGAPKATPSAAKAPPVAQKQEPDGKTDAEPQIVFTPPTPDNKTEPAPTVPENRWLDFSLPAIDLLDPKIDTSVEIDKEAMYHKATLIEEKLADFGVTGKVMEIRPGPVITMFEYKPAPGIKINRISSLEGDLAMGLKALSIRIIAPIPGKDVVGIEVPNESREIVVLRELFESSSFMAQKSMLTIALGKDISGKPRYMDLQTAPHLMIAGTTGSGKSVLLNAAITSLLYRATPYELKLIMIDPKMLELSIYEDIPHLLHPVVTESKKAVAALRWLVSEMDSRYSMLSEEGVRDIDSYNKKLETLEIEEKQLRWLPYIVVIIDELADLMMVSPTDVKDSIIRLAQKARAAGIHIIVSTQRPSADVVAGLIKANFPARISFLVSSKVDSRIILDTGGAETLLGKGDMLFLTSGGANLLRLQGALISDDERKRVTDFLRSQANPVYIEEITKDDSDDESSGVSEDEKDELYETALGIIAETGQASISMIQRRLKIGYNRAARIVEVMEKEGLIGPQGAAGKPREVYVDMIKADRGSSD; encoded by the coding sequence ATGCAGAAAGGCAAAAACTCTCAAGGCGTATTCGTAGACGTGATGGCGGTCTTTTTCTTCGCCCTCGGTGTATTCACCTTCGTAAGTCTTCTGGTCTTCAGCAACCTGCTTGAAATCGACGTAAAAGGCGCAATGGGGAACGCGGGACTTTACGTGTCGGGATCTCTTGGAAGTTCCTTCGGCACGCTTTCCTTCGTATTTCCCGTGCTGATGTTCTATGCGTCATACGTGATTCTGAGGAAACAGCCCGCCGGGAAGATATACTGGAAGCTCTTCTCCACCATTATCTTCCTTCTCTCCTCGACCACCCTTCTCGGGCTCGTTTACGGAAAAAGTTCCCTTCTTGGCTACTCGCCGGCCGGGGGATGGTTGGGTCTTGTGATCTCCCGGGAATTCGCGCAGAACATCTTGGGGACTTTTGGAACATACATTATCGCCATAATCATCATATTCCTCTCCGTGATAATAACAACGGAGACCAAGATCGCCAGCATAGTGAAAATCATCCGCCTGCTCTTCTCAGGCGTTCTAAAAGGAGTTTTTGCACCGATCGGCGCGCTAAGACGCATCGCCACACGAAGGGGCACCCGAGAAAAAAAGAAGCAAGGCGCACCGAAGGCAACCCCTAGCGCGGCAAAAGCCCCTCCCGTAGCACAGAAGCAGGAACCCGACGGAAAAACCGACGCAGAACCGCAGATAGTGTTCACTCCTCCCACCCCAGATAACAAAACCGAGCCGGCACCCACCGTACCCGAGAACAGATGGCTTGACTTCTCTCTCCCCGCAATTGATCTGCTTGACCCGAAAATCGATACATCAGTAGAGATAGACAAGGAAGCCATGTACCACAAAGCCACCTTGATCGAGGAGAAACTTGCGGACTTCGGAGTAACCGGAAAGGTCATGGAAATACGTCCCGGCCCGGTCATCACGATGTTCGAATACAAGCCCGCCCCTGGAATAAAAATAAACAGAATATCATCCCTCGAAGGCGATCTTGCAATGGGTCTTAAGGCTCTCAGCATAAGAATAATAGCTCCCATACCGGGAAAAGACGTGGTGGGAATAGAGGTGCCGAACGAAAGCAGGGAAATCGTGGTGCTGAGGGAACTTTTCGAAAGCAGTTCATTCATGGCGCAAAAATCAATGCTTACAATCGCCCTCGGGAAAGACATATCCGGAAAACCGCGCTATATGGATCTTCAGACCGCCCCGCACCTCATGATCGCCGGAACAACCGGCTCGGGGAAAAGCGTGCTTCTAAACGCCGCGATCACAAGCCTGCTCTACAGGGCCACCCCCTATGAACTCAAGCTCATAATGATAGACCCGAAGATGCTTGAACTCTCGATATACGAAGATATTCCCCACCTGCTACACCCTGTGGTCACCGAATCGAAAAAAGCCGTGGCCGCCCTCAGGTGGCTGGTTTCGGAAATGGATTCCAGATACAGCATGCTCTCCGAAGAAGGTGTAAGAGACATAGACAGCTACAACAAGAAGCTTGAGACACTTGAGATCGAGGAAAAACAGCTCAGGTGGCTTCCTTACATAGTGGTTATCATAGATGAGCTTGCCGACCTGATGATGGTTTCCCCGACAGACGTCAAGGATTCGATAATAAGGCTTGCGCAGAAGGCCAGGGCGGCGGGAATCCATATAATAGTCTCCACCCAACGTCCCTCGGCGGACGTGGTGGCCGGACTCATAAAGGCTAACTTCCCGGCACGCATATCCTTCCTCGTGTCCTCAAAAGTGGATTCGAGGATCATTCTCGACACCGGGGGAGCGGAGACCCTGCTCGGAAAGGGCGACATGCTTTTTCTCACATCCGGGGGAGCCAACCTACTAAGACTTCAGGGCGCCCTGATATCCGATGACGAAAGAAAACGGGTAACGGATTTTCTGAGGTCCCAGGCAAACCCGGTCTACATAGAAGAAATAACCAAAGACGACTCAGATGATGAAAGCTCGGGGGTTAGCGAAGACGAGAAAGACGAACTTTACGAAACCGCCTTGGGAATCATAGCGGAAACCGGGCAGGCATCCATCTCGATGATCCAGAGAAGGTTAAAGATAGGGTATAACCGCGCGGCAAGGATCGTTGAAGTGATGGAAAAAGAAGGCCTTATAGGCCCCCAAGGGGCGGCCGGGAAGCCAAGAGAAGTCTATGTAGACATGATTAAGGCGGACAGGGGAAGTTCGGATTGA
- a CDS encoding outer membrane lipoprotein carrier protein LolA has protein sequence MKKIPLAAALLAVSILFITHPARTQDPTTVVSNIQKKYASINDLKSPFTQETRIKDLEEKISSSGKVWFKKPAMMKWQYEEPWKDTIVSDGKKVWYFDSQENQVAETEFDSVWTGSFGSYTVISILEDLDRLFDVRLGAGSTDEQGNILLDLKQKDQEQSKQVTIAVDPKTYALRKIIIGDVFGNTTIIELGTAEVNLGIPDSFFTFKKPAGAGTVTFP, from the coding sequence TTGAAGAAAATCCCGCTTGCGGCGGCACTTCTCGCCGTATCCATTCTCTTTATCACCCACCCGGCGAGGACCCAAGACCCGACCACTGTTGTAAGCAACATCCAGAAAAAATACGCATCGATAAACGACCTTAAATCGCCTTTCACGCAGGAAACCCGGATAAAAGACCTCGAGGAGAAAATCTCATCCTCGGGAAAAGTATGGTTCAAGAAACCGGCGATGATGAAATGGCAGTACGAAGAACCGTGGAAAGATACGATAGTCTCTGACGGAAAAAAGGTCTGGTATTTTGACAGCCAGGAAAACCAGGTTGCCGAAACGGAATTTGACAGCGTTTGGACAGGCTCCTTCGGCTCCTATACAGTCATTTCTATACTGGAGGACCTTGACCGTCTTTTCGATGTCCGCCTAGGCGCCGGAAGCACGGATGAACAGGGAAACATCCTTCTTGACTTGAAACAGAAAGACCAGGAGCAGTCAAAGCAGGTAACGATAGCAGTCGATCCCAAGACCTATGCGCTGAGAAAAATCATAATCGGCGATGTTTTCGGAAACACGACCATTATAGAACTGGGTACGGCAGAAGTTAACCTCGGCATTCCCGATTCGTTTTTTACGTTTAAAAAACCGGCGGGAGCAGGGACAGTGACTTTTCCTTGA